A genomic stretch from Sphingomonas faeni includes:
- a CDS encoding SixA phosphatase family protein, giving the protein MKTLTLLRHAKSGWDDPVARDFDRPLNAKGKRAAAMVGRHMRSLGLAFDHAIASPAVRVTETLEQIESGYGRTIAPAWDRRVYLASAATLLDVVHGFPAETQSVLLVGHNPGLEDLVLMLVADGADPLRDAVEDKYPTASIAELQFDAGSWEDIGSATARLTRFIRPRDLDPTLGPDAD; this is encoded by the coding sequence ATGAAGACGTTGACGCTGTTGCGCCACGCCAAGTCCGGCTGGGACGACCCGGTCGCACGCGATTTCGACCGCCCGCTCAACGCCAAGGGCAAGCGCGCGGCGGCGATGGTCGGTCGGCACATGCGGTCGCTGGGATTGGCATTCGATCATGCGATCGCCTCGCCGGCGGTGCGGGTTACCGAGACGCTGGAGCAGATCGAATCGGGCTATGGCCGGACGATCGCGCCTGCCTGGGACCGGCGCGTGTATCTGGCTTCGGCGGCGACGTTGCTGGATGTGGTGCACGGATTTCCAGCGGAGACGCAGAGCGTGCTGCTGGTCGGGCATAATCCCGGGCTGGAGGATCTCGTCCTGATGCTGGTTGCGGATGGGGCTGACCCGCTGCGCGATGCGGTCGAGGATAAATATCCGACCGCGAGTATTGCGGAGCTTCAGTTCGATGCGGGGAGTTGGGAAGACATCGGTTCGGCTACCGCGCGTCTGACCCGCTTCATCCGCCCTCGCGATCTGGACCCGACGTTGGGCCCCGACGCGGACTGA
- a CDS encoding YceD family protein produces the protein MKPEFSRPERLDTIGERERIVEIVANEDERAVLAKRFALLSITRLDARLGIKRTESGIVVKGRVTGAAVQACSVTDEPLDTQIDEPVALLFVEQLIAEGDEVELSDDALDMVAIQGGTIDLGEAAADTLALSIDPFPRGPNAAAALAAAGVISEDEFRPANAFSDLKARMAGKG, from the coding sequence GTGAAGCCCGAGTTCAGCCGCCCCGAACGCCTCGACACGATCGGCGAGCGCGAGCGGATCGTCGAGATCGTCGCCAACGAGGACGAGCGTGCGGTACTGGCGAAGCGGTTCGCGCTGCTGTCGATCACGCGACTCGACGCGCGGTTGGGTATCAAGCGCACTGAGAGCGGCATCGTCGTGAAGGGCCGCGTGACCGGGGCGGCGGTGCAGGCGTGCTCGGTCACCGACGAACCGCTCGATACGCAGATCGACGAGCCGGTCGCGCTGCTGTTCGTCGAGCAGCTGATCGCCGAGGGCGACGAGGTCGAGCTGTCCGACGATGCGCTCGACATGGTGGCGATCCAGGGCGGGACGATCGATCTGGGCGAGGCTGCAGCGGACACTCTGGCGCTGTCGATCGACCCGTTCCCGCGTGGGCCGAATGCGGCAGCCGCGCTGGCGGCGGCGGGGGTGATCAGCGAGGACGAGTTCCGGCCGGCGAATGCGTTTTCGGATTTGAAGGCGAGGATGGCGGGGAAGGGGTGA
- a CDS encoding ubiquinol-cytochrome C chaperone family protein, translated as MSWLGRLLGEKPDEALPLYNAVVGRARTEHWYREGAVPDTVDGRFDMIATLLAIVMLRLEAEPAGGEPAARLAERFVDDMDGQLREIGIGDIIVGKHIGKMMSMLGGRLGAYREGLAAGDIAPALVRNLYRGSAPDDAALAHVRDSVTAFHAGLAATPLPNLLSGELP; from the coding sequence TTGAGCTGGTTGGGAAGACTGCTCGGCGAGAAGCCCGATGAGGCGCTGCCGCTGTATAACGCCGTCGTCGGCCGGGCCCGCACGGAACACTGGTACCGGGAAGGCGCAGTGCCCGACACGGTCGACGGGCGTTTCGACATGATCGCGACGCTGCTGGCGATCGTCATGCTGCGGCTTGAGGCGGAGCCAGCGGGTGGCGAGCCCGCCGCGCGGCTCGCGGAACGGTTCGTCGACGACATGGACGGTCAGCTGCGCGAGATCGGGATTGGCGACATCATCGTCGGCAAGCATATCGGCAAGATGATGAGCATGCTGGGCGGGCGACTCGGGGCGTACCGCGAGGGGCTGGCGGCGGGCGATATCGCGCCGGCTCTGGTGCGGAACCTGTACCGGGGATCGGCGCCGGACGATGCGGCGCTGGCGCATGTCCGCGACTCGGTGACCGCGTTTCATGCCGGGCTGGCTGCGACGCCGCTACCGAATCTGTTATCTGGAGAATTGCCGTGA
- a CDS encoding outer membrane protein assembly factor BamE produces MSVFSARTGLAAALAVAALASGGCTQLRSHQGYVVDTDLVNSVQPGVDNRQSVLQTLGKPTLAGQFDQGDWYYLARDSRNLAFRNPRPNAQITLQISFDQKGTVTAVRRGGLDQVASITPYGKKTPTLGRERGFFQDLFGNIGTVGAAGAGGAGGGSNTGGGGRNRP; encoded by the coding sequence ATGAGCGTGTTTTCCGCCCGTACGGGTCTTGCCGCAGCGCTTGCGGTCGCCGCATTGGCCAGCGGGGGCTGCACTCAGTTGCGCTCGCACCAGGGCTATGTCGTCGACACCGACCTCGTCAACTCGGTCCAGCCGGGCGTGGATAACCGTCAGTCGGTGCTCCAGACGCTCGGCAAGCCGACGCTCGCGGGCCAGTTCGACCAGGGCGACTGGTATTACCTCGCGCGCGACAGCCGCAACCTCGCGTTCCGCAATCCACGCCCGAACGCGCAGATCACGCTACAGATCAGCTTCGACCAGAAGGGCACCGTCACCGCGGTCCGTCGCGGCGGCCTGGATCAGGTCGCTTCGATCACGCCGTACGGCAAGAAGACGCCGACCCTGGGTCGCGAGCGTGGGTTCTTCCAGGATCTGTTCGGTAACATCGGCACGGTCGGTGCGGCAGGGGCCGGCGGCGCCGGTGGCGGCAGCAACACCGGCGGCGGCGGGCGCAATCGGCCATAG
- a CDS encoding glycosyl transferase family protein, with protein MGESLWIIDASAREMLLFAGVGLLIGGVDDLLVDLLYIGHRLGRRIRHGGRPRLTVASLPLPRIPGCIAVFVAAWDEVAVIGGMLTTALHRYEHDDYRIYVGAYPNDRGTIDAIAAVAERDSRIRLVIGHRDGPTTKADCLNTIWHALCRDDLQARASGRQPTKAIVLHDAEDVVHPQELRVFDSLIERYDVVQLPVLPLVHAGSRLVSGHYADEFAESHAKQIVVRTALGAAMPLAGTGCAIAPAVLASIAQARGGDPFDATSLTEDYELGLRLAELGARGIFARVAADDAGSVVAVRAYFPCTLGGSVRQKTRWMTGIALAGWDRTGWGKPRAVADHWMRMRDRRAPLAVVILAVGYLAVPVWLASSLLHGRADLASPYANGAYPIAFWLLLANGALLAWRLGVRMVFTGRSYGVREAFWAVPRFLVGNLVSLIAAPRAVFVYVGMLRGAAPVWDKTRHEFPDLPSDDVVALNHPGLAAAAR; from the coding sequence TTGGGCGAGTCGCTATGGATCATCGACGCGTCCGCACGCGAGATGCTGCTCTTCGCGGGTGTCGGGCTGCTGATCGGCGGGGTCGACGACCTGCTGGTCGATCTCCTCTATATCGGCCATCGGCTAGGGCGCCGTATCAGACACGGCGGTCGGCCTCGCCTGACCGTGGCGAGCTTGCCGCTGCCACGCATTCCCGGGTGTATCGCGGTGTTCGTCGCCGCATGGGACGAGGTCGCGGTCATCGGCGGGATGCTGACCACGGCGCTCCATCGCTACGAGCATGACGATTACCGCATCTATGTCGGCGCCTACCCCAATGACCGGGGAACGATCGATGCCATCGCCGCGGTAGCCGAACGTGATTCGCGTATCCGGCTCGTGATCGGGCACCGCGACGGGCCGACGACCAAGGCGGACTGCCTCAACACGATATGGCACGCCCTATGCCGGGACGACCTGCAGGCGCGAGCATCCGGACGGCAGCCTACCAAGGCCATCGTGCTGCATGACGCCGAAGACGTCGTCCATCCGCAAGAGCTGCGCGTGTTCGACAGCTTGATCGAACGCTATGACGTGGTTCAGCTTCCCGTCCTGCCGCTGGTCCACGCCGGCTCGCGGCTGGTGTCGGGGCATTATGCCGACGAGTTTGCCGAATCCCACGCCAAGCAGATCGTCGTTCGCACGGCCTTGGGCGCGGCGATGCCGCTCGCAGGCACCGGCTGTGCCATCGCGCCCGCGGTCCTCGCGTCCATTGCACAGGCGCGGGGTGGCGATCCGTTCGACGCCACCAGCCTGACCGAAGATTACGAACTGGGCCTGCGGCTCGCGGAGCTCGGCGCACGCGGCATCTTCGCCCGAGTCGCGGCGGACGACGCCGGGTCCGTGGTCGCGGTGCGCGCGTATTTTCCGTGCACGCTCGGCGGTTCGGTCCGGCAGAAGACCCGCTGGATGACGGGCATCGCACTCGCGGGCTGGGATCGTACCGGCTGGGGGAAGCCACGCGCGGTCGCCGACCACTGGATGCGGATGCGCGATCGACGCGCGCCGCTGGCAGTCGTGATCCTCGCGGTCGGCTATCTTGCCGTGCCGGTATGGCTGGCATCGTCGCTGCTGCATGGCCGAGCCGACCTGGCGTCGCCTTATGCCAATGGTGCCTATCCGATCGCCTTCTGGCTGCTGCTCGCCAATGGCGCGTTGCTGGCGTGGCGGCTCGGCGTCCGGATGGTGTTTACCGGGCGCAGTTACGGCGTGCGCGAGGCGTTCTGGGCGGTGCCGCGGTTCCTGGTCGGCAACCTCGTTTCGCTGATCGCCGCACCGCGCGCGGTGTTCGTCTATGTCGGCATGCTGCGGGGTGCCGCGCCGGTCTGGGACAAGACGCGTCACGAGTTTCCCGACCTTCCGTCCGACGATGTCGTCGCCCTCAACCATCCGGGCCTCGCCGCCGCGGCGCGATGA
- a CDS encoding sulfite exporter TauE/SafE family protein — protein sequence MDLYLPVANLSVNALVIILLGGGVGLLSGMFGVGGGFLTTPLLIVYGIPPTVAAASSASQVTGASVSGVFAHFRRKGVDTKMGGVLVAGGILGSFFGAWLFRLLQQSGQIDTVIAIVYVLMLGSIGGLMAKESISTIGRVRTGRPPKARKRRHHPLVAALPLRTRFYASGLYISPLAPLLLGFFTGILTILLGIGGGFILVPAMIYLLGMATSVVVGTSLFQTLFVTAVATMVHATTTKAVDIVLAALLLLGSVVGAQVGARFATKFRPEYLRLALALMVLLVGTRILLGLIWRPEEIFSVALS from the coding sequence GTGGATCTGTATCTCCCCGTCGCCAACCTGTCGGTCAACGCGCTCGTCATCATCCTGCTTGGCGGGGGCGTCGGGCTGTTGTCGGGGATGTTCGGCGTCGGCGGCGGCTTCCTGACGACGCCGCTGCTGATCGTCTACGGCATCCCGCCGACCGTCGCCGCCGCCTCGTCCGCAAGCCAGGTGACCGGCGCCAGCGTGTCGGGCGTGTTCGCGCACTTCCGGCGCAAGGGTGTCGATACCAAGATGGGCGGGGTGCTCGTCGCAGGCGGCATCCTCGGCTCGTTCTTCGGCGCGTGGCTGTTCCGGCTGCTCCAGCAGAGCGGTCAGATCGATACCGTCATCGCGATCGTCTACGTGCTCATGCTGGGCTCGATCGGTGGCCTGATGGCCAAGGAATCGATCAGCACGATCGGCCGCGTGCGGACCGGACGCCCGCCAAAGGCCCGCAAACGTCGCCATCACCCGCTCGTCGCCGCGCTCCCGCTCAGGACGCGCTTCTACGCGTCGGGCCTCTATATCTCGCCGCTTGCACCGCTGTTGCTGGGCTTCTTCACCGGTATCCTGACGATCCTGCTCGGCATCGGCGGCGGCTTCATCCTCGTGCCCGCGATGATCTACCTGCTCGGCATGGCGACCTCCGTCGTGGTCGGCACCTCGTTGTTCCAGACGCTGTTCGTGACCGCAGTGGCGACGATGGTCCACGCGACCACCACCAAGGCCGTCGACATCGTACTGGCGGCTCTGCTCCTGCTCGGCTCGGTCGTGGGCGCTCAGGTCGGCGCGCGGTTCGCGACCAAGTTTCGCCCCGAATACCTCCGCCTCGCGCTCGCGCTCATGGTGTTGCTGGTCGGCACACGCATCCTGCTGGGGCTCATCTGGCGTCCCGAGGAGATCTTCTCGGTCGCGCTGTCGTGA
- a CDS encoding TIGR02186 family protein, translating to MAQAKPVLVPDVSQRNIEIAYSFTGAELLLFGAILYPGGRLPTGEQPTDIVVVVKGPTQSILMREKEKVAGIWVNAARLRYRSAPSFYAIASSKPIDRLVDDRTRAIYELGLDSLQLSPASSAPAPTQDRFQKGLVDLKRRAGLYYEAPRAVEITDGVLYRARVSIPARVPVGRFTAETFLIRDGRVLAAAVRDIDIRKSGFERFVARAADRSSVLYGLVAVALSVFLGWAAGWIARRV from the coding sequence ATGGCGCAGGCCAAGCCCGTGCTCGTCCCCGACGTATCCCAGCGCAATATCGAGATCGCCTACAGCTTCACCGGCGCCGAGCTGCTGCTGTTCGGCGCGATCCTCTATCCCGGCGGGCGCCTGCCGACCGGCGAGCAACCCACCGACATCGTCGTCGTCGTCAAGGGGCCGACCCAGTCGATCCTGATGCGCGAGAAGGAGAAGGTTGCCGGCATCTGGGTCAACGCCGCGCGCCTGCGATACCGCTCCGCCCCCAGTTTCTATGCGATCGCCTCGTCTAAACCGATCGACCGCCTCGTCGACGACCGGACGCGCGCGATCTACGAGCTGGGCCTCGACAGCCTGCAATTGTCGCCCGCGTCGAGCGCACCAGCACCGACGCAGGATCGCTTCCAGAAGGGGCTGGTCGACCTCAAGCGCCGCGCTGGCCTGTATTACGAGGCGCCGCGCGCGGTCGAGATCACCGACGGCGTGCTCTATCGTGCGCGCGTGTCGATCCCCGCCCGCGTGCCTGTTGGCCGCTTCACCGCGGAGACGTTCCTGATCCGCGACGGGCGCGTGCTGGCCGCCGCCGTGCGCGACATCGACATCCGCAAATCGGGCTTCGAACGATTCGTCGCGCGCGCCGCGGATCGATCGTCGGTACTCTACGGGCTGGTCGCGGTCGCGCTGTCGGTGTTCCTGGGCTGGGCGGCAGGCTGGATCGCGCGCAGGGTTTAA
- a CDS encoding energy transducer TonB, giving the protein MIAALVLAAAATAIYSPAGKWTLDYQQDLCQLTRPFVAESAKITLGFRQSPADFQTEIVVLFADTPDEQLRRGLVTMKVAGSDRSTLTFGVSLRIPNGRQRMLRFVTTREQIAALAAATAVTIEEFDQPPITFTLDRPGKAIDALGACEIDQIKSWGVDPTQMAVPAKPIGDVVKWFTFPLEAAMNRHGGDTTVRWMIDTQGKVNNCIVVRSSGNPTLDAAACKQIAKRGHYEPAIGKDGKPMPWVETRQLIWLLG; this is encoded by the coding sequence ATGATCGCTGCGCTTGTCTTGGCGGCGGCTGCCACGGCGATCTACAGCCCGGCGGGCAAATGGACATTGGACTATCAGCAGGACCTTTGCCAGCTTACCCGACCGTTCGTTGCCGAGTCCGCAAAGATCACGCTCGGCTTTCGGCAGTCACCGGCGGATTTCCAGACCGAGATCGTCGTGCTGTTCGCCGACACGCCCGATGAACAGCTTCGGCGAGGTCTCGTCACGATGAAGGTGGCGGGCTCAGATCGGTCGACGCTCACATTTGGGGTAAGCTTGCGAATTCCGAACGGACGCCAGCGGATGTTGCGGTTCGTGACGACCCGGGAGCAGATCGCCGCGCTCGCCGCCGCGACGGCGGTGACGATCGAGGAGTTCGATCAGCCCCCGATAACCTTCACGCTGGACCGTCCGGGCAAGGCGATCGACGCGCTCGGTGCGTGCGAAATCGACCAGATCAAATCCTGGGGCGTAGATCCGACGCAAATGGCGGTTCCGGCGAAACCGATCGGCGACGTCGTGAAATGGTTCACCTTTCCCCTGGAAGCCGCAATGAACCGTCATGGCGGCGACACCACCGTCCGCTGGATGATCGACACGCAGGGCAAAGTGAACAATTGCATCGTCGTACGATCGAGCGGCAATCCGACTCTGGACGCGGCGGCCTGCAAGCAAATCGCCAAACGCGGACATTATGAGCCCGCGATCGGCAAGGATGGCAAGCCGATGCCATGGGTAGAGACGCGGCAGCTTATCTGGTTACTTGGGTAG
- a CDS encoding M23 family metallopeptidase, giving the protein MYLQNDQALELAGGGGRGFGRALDRQREDAPTPARSRIDWVPDLGAQIGSRDWWRGLATCTALCAATVMLAPGFKPLVGAVPAPLAGAEWEETRAQGIAPLGQGATTGRRMAANDLVAPLANAPERPTLELSATLGQGDAFDRVLMRAGVGRTDAEAAAALVAQSVDPKSIPAGMRIALTLGRRPDRTVARPLEQLDFRARFDLALSLTRGAGRLVVNRKPIAVDSTPLRIQGLVGSSLYRSARAAGVPGKAVESFIKAISTRMSIGRDVTAADSFDVIVERQRAATGETQIGDLVFAGIDQGRRKVQLVRFAPDAASVDADDEGHRGGWFDANGQTERRAVSGMPVSGRITSNYGMRFHPLLGFTRMHKGLDIGAPYGSPIHAMTDGVVAFAGRTGGYGNFVKLTHARGIASGYGHMSRIAVSSGTRVRAGQVIGYVGSTGISTGPHLHWEVWKNGATINPRSVSFASVAALSGEKLRAFKAKVARLLAVRVGG; this is encoded by the coding sequence GTGTATTTGCAGAACGATCAGGCGCTGGAACTGGCGGGCGGCGGCGGGCGCGGCTTTGGTCGCGCGCTCGACCGGCAGCGCGAGGACGCGCCGACACCGGCCCGGTCGCGGATCGACTGGGTGCCCGATCTCGGTGCGCAGATCGGTAGCCGCGACTGGTGGCGCGGGCTCGCGACATGCACCGCGCTCTGCGCCGCGACCGTGATGCTGGCGCCCGGGTTCAAGCCGCTGGTCGGTGCGGTGCCGGCGCCGCTTGCTGGTGCCGAGTGGGAAGAAACGCGGGCGCAGGGCATCGCGCCGCTCGGCCAGGGCGCGACCACCGGGCGGCGGATGGCGGCCAACGATCTCGTCGCGCCGCTCGCCAATGCGCCTGAAAGGCCGACGCTCGAACTTTCCGCGACGCTGGGTCAGGGCGACGCGTTCGACCGGGTTTTGATGCGCGCGGGGGTCGGCCGCACCGATGCCGAAGCGGCCGCGGCGCTGGTCGCGCAGTCGGTCGATCCCAAATCCATCCCAGCCGGCATGCGGATCGCGCTGACGCTCGGGCGCAGACCGGACCGGACGGTCGCACGGCCGTTGGAGCAGCTGGATTTCCGCGCACGGTTCGATCTGGCGCTGTCCTTGACGCGTGGCGCAGGCAGGCTGGTCGTGAACCGCAAGCCGATCGCGGTCGACTCGACGCCGTTGCGCATCCAGGGCCTGGTCGGCTCCAGCCTGTACCGCTCCGCGCGCGCTGCCGGTGTTCCCGGAAAGGCGGTGGAGTCGTTCATCAAGGCGATCTCGACCCGGATGTCGATCGGCCGCGACGTGACCGCGGCGGACAGCTTCGACGTGATCGTCGAGCGCCAGCGTGCCGCGACCGGCGAGACCCAGATCGGCGACCTGGTGTTCGCCGGCATCGACCAGGGGCGCCGCAAGGTGCAGCTCGTCCGTTTCGCCCCCGATGCGGCGAGCGTCGATGCCGATGACGAAGGACACCGCGGGGGCTGGTTCGATGCGAACGGGCAGACCGAACGCCGTGCCGTATCGGGCATGCCGGTCAGCGGCCGGATCACCTCGAATTACGGGATGCGGTTCCACCCGCTGCTCGGCTTCACGCGGATGCACAAGGGGCTCGACATCGGTGCGCCCTACGGCTCGCCGATCCATGCAATGACCGACGGCGTCGTCGCGTTCGCGGGGCGGACGGGCGGCTACGGCAATTTCGTCAAGCTGACGCACGCCCGCGGGATAGCGAGCGGCTACGGCCATATGAGCCGGATCGCAGTGTCGTCCGGCACCCGCGTCCGCGCCGGCCAGGTGATCGGCTATGTCGGCTCGACCGGCATATCGACCGGCCCGCATCTGCACTGGGAAGTGTGGAAGAACGGCGCGACGATCAACCCGCGCTCGGTCTCGTTCGCGAGCGTGGCGGCATTGTCCGGCGAGAAACTCCGCGCGTTCAAGGCGAAGGTAGCGCGATTGCTGGCGGTGCGCGTCGGCGGTTAG
- a CDS encoding helicase-related protein, which translates to MSDDVSAGVTAVLGPTNTGKTHLAIERMCAHSSGMIGFPLRLLAREVYDRVVAIKGANRVALVTGEEKIVPPDARWFLCTAESMPDRDVAFVGIDEAQLGADPERGHVFTDRLLRSRGREETMILGSEALRPMIKALVPKAEIVNRPRFSTLTYAGAKKISRLPKRSAIVAFSAEEVYAVAEMLRRLRGGAAVVMGALSPRTRNAQVAMFQAGEVDYLVATDAIGMGLNMDVAHVAFASLNKFDGKRQRRLTVAEMAQIAGRAGRHQRDGTFGALSDDGPGAFLPEEVLAIEEHRFPRLENLYWRQGEPDFASIDALIASLEARPPAGVLRAAPQALDLGVLKRLAEEGWVRERARHPSMVARLWAACGVPDFRKVGLDPHARFVSRLFGHLSEGRGHIPHQWFADEIARLDTVAGDVPVIAGRIAATRIWAYIAQRADWLAEPTLWAARTAALEERLSDALHASLTQRFVDKRTTALMRQIGVDSAALPVVIGPEGEVMVEDHPIGRLDGFRFTVAADARASDKRLLLAAAEKRLTGERSRRGQSLVDAPDADIALGDAAQIVWAGHPVAKLAAGPSFARPKLILDRSLDCLDKPARDRIEARLSLWLGAMLKRRIAVLVHLAEISRDANATPALRAVASAIEDAGGILPRLPMRLALDAIDPEERKRLRKIGITVGALDLFDARLLKPESARWRRILAAARGMTITAPRDGATVLARGSDGAVLEAGFRPLGLQAVRVDLIERIARAAHDSRQGRTPFAPDPALATSIGVDPASLERLMAELGFKALAGDTPRWVWRGRPPARPAPPTPIDPSRQNAFAGLAALVRHG; encoded by the coding sequence ATGAGCGATGATGTCTCCGCTGGCGTGACCGCAGTTCTCGGCCCGACCAACACGGGCAAGACGCACCTCGCGATCGAGCGGATGTGCGCGCACTCGAGCGGCATGATCGGCTTCCCCCTGCGCCTGCTCGCCCGCGAGGTTTACGACCGCGTCGTCGCGATCAAGGGCGCGAACCGGGTGGCGCTCGTCACCGGCGAAGAGAAGATCGTGCCCCCCGACGCACGCTGGTTTCTCTGCACCGCCGAGTCGATGCCCGACCGCGACGTCGCGTTCGTCGGTATCGACGAAGCGCAGCTCGGCGCGGACCCGGAACGCGGACACGTCTTCACCGATCGGTTGTTGCGCTCGCGTGGACGCGAGGAGACGATGATCCTCGGCTCCGAAGCGTTGCGGCCGATGATCAAGGCGCTCGTCCCCAAGGCGGAGATCGTCAACCGGCCGCGCTTTTCGACGCTGACCTATGCCGGCGCGAAGAAGATCAGCCGGTTGCCCAAGCGCTCGGCGATCGTCGCGTTCTCGGCGGAAGAGGTCTACGCGGTCGCCGAGATGCTGCGGCGCCTGCGCGGTGGCGCGGCCGTTGTCATGGGCGCGCTGTCACCCCGCACGCGCAACGCGCAGGTCGCGATGTTCCAAGCCGGCGAGGTCGATTACCTGGTCGCCACCGACGCGATCGGCATGGGTCTCAATATGGACGTCGCACACGTCGCGTTCGCCAGCCTCAACAAGTTCGACGGCAAGCGCCAGCGTCGCCTGACGGTCGCGGAGATGGCGCAGATCGCCGGCCGTGCGGGACGTCACCAGCGCGACGGCACGTTCGGCGCGCTGTCCGACGACGGCCCCGGCGCGTTCCTGCCCGAGGAAGTGCTGGCGATCGAGGAGCACCGCTTCCCGCGTCTCGAGAACCTCTACTGGCGGCAGGGCGAGCCCGACTTCGCGAGCATCGACGCGCTGATCGCCAGCCTCGAAGCGCGTCCCCCCGCGGGTGTCTTGCGCGCCGCGCCCCAGGCACTCGATCTCGGCGTATTGAAGCGGTTGGCGGAAGAGGGCTGGGTCCGCGAACGGGCGCGTCATCCATCGATGGTCGCGCGGCTCTGGGCGGCGTGCGGCGTGCCGGACTTCCGGAAAGTCGGCCTCGATCCTCATGCTCGCTTTGTGTCGCGGCTGTTCGGGCATCTGAGCGAGGGGCGGGGGCACATCCCGCACCAGTGGTTCGCCGACGAGATCGCGCGGCTCGATACGGTGGCGGGCGACGTGCCGGTGATCGCCGGACGGATCGCGGCGACGCGGATCTGGGCGTATATCGCGCAGCGCGCCGACTGGCTCGCCGAGCCCACACTCTGGGCCGCGCGCACGGCCGCGCTCGAGGAACGCCTGTCGGACGCGCTGCATGCGAGCCTGACGCAGCGGTTCGTCGACAAGCGCACGACCGCGCTGATGCGCCAGATCGGTGTGGATTCGGCCGCGCTACCGGTGGTGATCGGCCCCGAGGGCGAGGTGATGGTCGAGGATCATCCGATCGGCCGCCTCGACGGCTTCCGCTTCACGGTCGCGGCGGACGCGCGCGCCAGCGACAAGCGCCTATTGCTGGCGGCGGCGGAAAAGCGCCTGACGGGCGAGCGTTCGCGCCGCGGCCAGTCGCTGGTCGATGCGCCCGATGCGGATATCGCGCTCGGCGATGCGGCGCAGATCGTCTGGGCAGGTCACCCGGTCGCCAAGCTGGCAGCCGGCCCGTCGTTCGCCCGGCCGAAACTGATCCTCGACCGCTCGCTCGATTGCCTAGACAAGCCGGCGCGCGATCGGATCGAGGCGCGGCTGTCGCTATGGCTCGGCGCCATGCTCAAGAGGCGGATCGCGGTGCTGGTCCACCTCGCCGAGATCAGCCGCGATGCGAATGCGACGCCCGCATTGCGCGCCGTCGCCAGCGCGATCGAGGACGCCGGCGGGATACTGCCGCGGTTGCCGATGCGGCTCGCGCTCGACGCGATCGACCCTGAGGAACGCAAGCGGCTGCGCAAGATCGGTATCACGGTCGGCGCGCTCGACCTGTTCGACGCGCGGTTGCTCAAGCCCGAGTCGGCGCGCTGGCGGCGTATCCTCGCGGCTGCTCGTGGCATGACGATCACCGCCCCACGTGACGGCGCGACCGTGCTCGCGCGTGGCAGCGACGGTGCGGTGCTGGAGGCAGGGTTCCGCCCGCTCGGACTCCAGGCCGTCCGTGTCGACCTGATCGAGCGGATCGCCCGCGCGGCGCACGACTCGCGCCAGGGGCGGACACCGTTCGCGCCCGATCCGGCGCTGGCGACCTCGATCGGCGTCGACCCGGCGTCGCTGGAGCGGTTGATGGCCGAACTCGGGTTCAAGGCGCTGGCGGGGGACACGCCGCGCTGGGTCTGGCGAGGGCGTCCGCCCGCACGCCCAGCGCCGCCGACGCCGATCGACCCGTCGCGGCAGAACGCCTTTGCCGGGCTAGCCGCACTGGTCCGCCATGGTTGA
- a CDS encoding RNA-binding S4 domain-containing protein → MRIDRFLWFVRLAKTRSAAQAIAEKGHLRIDGRPIDRAHCPVRIGNVLTFAAYDQVRVIRIEALPARRGPAPEAQACYQDLIAGQTPAGTIRDPASE, encoded by the coding sequence ATGCGGATCGATCGGTTCCTGTGGTTCGTGCGGCTCGCAAAGACGCGCAGCGCCGCGCAGGCGATCGCCGAGAAGGGGCATCTCCGCATCGACGGCCGCCCGATCGACCGCGCGCACTGCCCGGTACGGATCGGCAACGTGCTGACCTTCGCGGCATACGACCAGGTTCGGGTGATTCGGATCGAGGCGCTACCGGCGCGGCGGGGGCCGGCGCCCGAAGCGCAAGCGTGTTACCAGGACTTGATCGCTGGCCAGACCCCCGCCGGCACTATCCGCGACCCTGCCTCCGAATGA
- the fdxA gene encoding ferredoxin FdxA, producing the protein MTYVVTDACIRCKYMDCVEVCPVDCFYEGENMLVINPSECIDCGVCEPECPAEAILPDTESGLEQWLELNTTFSAQWPNVTRNDNQTPPDADAMKGVEGKFDKYFSPEPGAGD; encoded by the coding sequence ATGACCTACGTCGTCACCGATGCCTGCATCCGCTGCAAGTACATGGACTGCGTGGAAGTGTGCCCGGTCGACTGCTTCTACGAAGGCGAGAACATGCTGGTGATCAATCCCAGCGAGTGCATCGACTGCGGCGTGTGCGAGCCCGAATGCCCCGCCGAAGCGATCCTGCCCGACACCGAGAGCGGGCTGGAGCAGTGGCTCGAGCTGAACACGACCTTCTCGGCGCAATGGCCCAACGTCACGCGCAACGACAACCAGACGCCGCCGGACGCCGACGCGATGAAGGGTGTCGAGGGCAAGTTCGACAAGTATTTCTCGCCCGAACCCGGCGCGGGCGACTGA